The following proteins are encoded in a genomic region of Zea mays cultivar B73 chromosome 9, Zm-B73-REFERENCE-NAM-5.0, whole genome shotgun sequence:
- the LOC100216927 gene encoding uncharacterized protein LOC100216927, which translates to MVTDKSNLPQQQQPPPPSASSAPSSLKSLNKASYKISKQSSSASPAPVPASTMRAPSPPPPAPRPPPPLPPPPPPPPQASSIPADHPPPQPPVYNIDKSDFRDVVQKLTGSPSHLLPPQPAPTPATARARAPLMAPPPPIMAPPPPPPTAIPSRLHRIRPPPLAPPPILPPAPPALSPLPPLPAVCMTAESPISAYMRRLRGMPSPIRAPTSPLGFGCLPSPGVPMPATSPRVRDP; encoded by the coding sequence ATGGTCACGGACAAGTCCAACctcccacagcagcagcagccgcctcCTCCCTCCGCCTCCTCAGCACCCTCCTCGCTCAAGTCCCTCAACAAGGCCTCCTACAAGATCTCCAAGCAGTCGTCTTCCGCCTCTCCCGCTCCCGTTCCCGCCTCCACCATGCGAGCGCCTTCCCCGCCGCCGCCGGCTCCCCGCCCGCCTCCTCctctcccgccgccgccgccgccgccgccgcaggccTCCTCCATCCCTGCCGACCACCCGCCTCCCCAGCCCCCCGTGTACAACATCGACAAGTCCGACTTCCGCGACGTCGTGCAGAAGCTCACAGGCTCGCCGTCCCACCTCCTGCCGCCGCAGCCAGCGCCCACTCCCGccaccgcccgcgcccgcgcccccctcatggcgccaccgcctcccatcatggcgccgccgcctccgccgccgaCGGCGATACCCTCCCGCCTCCACCGCATCCGGCCGCCGCCGCTGGCCCCGCCGCCCATCCTGCCCCCGGCCCCGCCGGCGCTCTCCCCGCTCCCGCCGCTCCCGGCGGTGTGCATGACCGCGGAGTCGCCCATCTCCGCCTACATGCGCCGCCTCCGCGGGATGCCCTCGCCGATCCGCGCGCCCACGTCGCCGCTCGGCTTCGGCTGCCTGCCGTCGCCCGGCGTGCCCATGCCAGCTACCAGCCCCCGCGTCCGCGACCCGTGA